The segment GGGACGGCGACGCTTCTCGCTTCTGGACCTACGTCCTCCATGCCCTCGACGCTGTGAGCTCCGGGTCGGCCGCCGCCGCGTTGAACCTCCTCGAGTCAGCCGGCGGCACGCTGACCGATGTCATCGGGAGCCTGGTGAACGAGCTGAGCGTCCGCGCCGAGGACGTGACCCTGGTGCTCGACGACTACCACCTCGCCGACACCCCCGAGGTCAGCGAGACGGTCGCGCAGCTCCTGGAGCACCGGCCGCCACAGCTTCGGCTGGTCCTTGGAACACGCGCCGATCCGGCGCTGCCGTTGTCACGGCTTCGCGCTCGAGGGGAGCTGGTCGAGCTCCGTGCCGCAGACCTGCGGTTCAGCCTCGACGAGGCCGGCGACTACCTGAACGAGGTCCATGACCTCGGGTTGACCGAGTCGGACGTGGAGACGCTGGAGACTCGGACCGAAGGATGGGCCGCAGCGCTGCAGCTGGCCGCGGTCTCGTTGCGTGGCCGGGACGACTCCTCGGGTTTCATCGCGTCGTTTGCCGGTGACGACCGGTTCGTCGTCGACTTCCTGGCCGACGAGGTCCTCGACCAGCAGCCCCGCCCTCTGCGGCGGTTCCTGCTGGACACCTCGGTGCTGGACCGGCTCTCGGGCCCGTTGTGCGATGCGGTCGCCGGCCCCGTCGACGGCATGGCCGGCGATGCTGTGCTCGAGCTGCTGGAACGACGCAACCTGCTTCTGGTGCCGCTCGACGACCACCGACGCTGGTACCGCTACCACCACCTGTTCGCCGACGTGCTGCAGGCGAGGCTGCTGGCGGAGCGTCCCGATGACATTCCGGTCCTGCACGGGCGCGCCAGCGACTGGTACGAGCAGGCGGGGGACGTGGAGGCGGCCGTACGTCACGCCTTTGCGGCCGGTGATGTGGACCGTGCAGCGGACCTCATCGAAGTCGCCACTCCGGGGTTGAGGCGGCGGCGGGCGGAGAGGGTGCTGCGGAGCTGGGTGCCGGCGGTGCCGTCGGAGGTGTTGGCGCGCCGCCCGGTCCTGGCGAGCAACCTGGTCGGTGCGCTGATGGCGAGCAACGTCTTCCACGGTGTCAGCGACCGCCTCGACGCGATCGAGTCCACCTTGGCGTCGCCGCCGGTGGACATGGTGGTGCGCGACGAGGTCGAGTGGCGGCGACTCCCCGCGGTGGTGGCGACCCATCGCTCCGGCCTCGCACTGGTGTCCGGCGACCTGGAAGCGACCCTCCGGCAGGCCGACATCGCGCTGGAACTTGCGGGTGCCTCAGACCAGCTGACGGTCGCATCCGCGTCCGCGCTCAAGGGGCTGGCATCGTGGGCGGCCGGGGATCTCGTGGCCGCACGGGACAACTACCGGGCCGCCGCCCGGGGACTCGCAGCGCTGGGCTACGTCTCGGACGCACTGGGCTGCACGGTCACGGTGGTCGACCTCGAGCTGGCGCTGGGCAACCTCGACGCAGCCCACCGGGCCGCACAGGACGCACTCGAGCTGGCCGGTGCTCCGGACGAGTCCGGGGCAGGCGTCGTGCGTGGCACGGCGGACATGTGGGTCGCGTTGGCGCGAGTGGCGTGGGAACGGGGCGAGACCTCCGAGGCCGCGGAGGATCTGCGGCGGGCGGGCGACCTCGGTGACGAGGCCGGCCTGCCGCAACAGCCGTACCGGTGGCGAGTCGCGATGGTCACCCTGCGCGAACGCATCGGCGACCACGAGGCCGCGGACACGCTGTTGGCCGAGGCCGAGCGGCTCTTCAACAGCGACTTCTCCCCCGACGTCCGGCCTCTCCCCGCCGTGCGCGCCAGGCTGCAGATCCGCCACGGCGACCTTTCCGCCGCGCGGCGGTGGGCCGCCATGGCCGGGATCGTCGTCGACGAGGACCTGAGCTACCTGCGCGAGTACGAGCACGTCACCTTCGCGCTGCTCCTGCTGGCCGAGCACGAGAGGACGGGCGACTCGGCGACGCTGGAGGTGGCAGCCGCCCTGCTGAGCCGGCTCCGGGACTCGGCCGCCGAAGGTTCTCGCACGGCCACCGTCGTCGAGACCTCCATCTTGCTGGCCTCGGCTGCCGACGCTGCGGGTCACGATGAGGAGGCTCTCTCGTGGCTGACGGATGCCAGCGCTCTCGCGCAAGCCGTCGGCTGGGTGCGCCCGTTCCTCGATGCCGCCCCCCGGATCCAGGGCCTGATGGCGATGATGCCTGACGGGTCGGCGTTTGCGGATGCTGTGGCGGCCGCCTCCCGCGAGGCGGGCTCCGTCGCTGCCCGAGAGGCTTCCGAGGACCCGGGAGGCGGCGAGACGCTGGTGGTACCCCTCAGCGCTCGAGAGCTCGACGTGCTGCGCCTGCTCGGCTCGGACCTCGACGGTCCCGCCATCGCCCGCCACCTCAACGTGTCGCTGCCCACCGTGCGTACCCACACCCAACGGATCTACATGAAGCTCGGCGTGAACAACCGCCGTGCTGCCG is part of the Nocardioides cavernae genome and harbors:
- a CDS encoding LuxR C-terminal-related transcriptional regulator, producing MVDALVQTKLTLPRPRPGLVARARLTEELQRAQHAALVLVSAPAGFGKTTLLASTYGDAASVAWVSLDRRDGDASRFWTYVLHALDAVSSGSAAAALNLLESAGGTLTDVIGSLVNELSVRAEDVTLVLDDYHLADTPEVSETVAQLLEHRPPQLRLVLGTRADPALPLSRLRARGELVELRAADLRFSLDEAGDYLNEVHDLGLTESDVETLETRTEGWAAALQLAAVSLRGRDDSSGFIASFAGDDRFVVDFLADEVLDQQPRPLRRFLLDTSVLDRLSGPLCDAVAGPVDGMAGDAVLELLERRNLLLVPLDDHRRWYRYHHLFADVLQARLLAERPDDIPVLHGRASDWYEQAGDVEAAVRHAFAAGDVDRAADLIEVATPGLRRRRAERVLRSWVPAVPSEVLARRPVLASNLVGALMASNVFHGVSDRLDAIESTLASPPVDMVVRDEVEWRRLPAVVATHRSGLALVSGDLEATLRQADIALELAGASDQLTVASASALKGLASWAAGDLVAARDNYRAAARGLAALGYVSDALGCTVTVVDLELALGNLDAAHRAAQDALELAGAPDESGAGVVRGTADMWVALARVAWERGETSEAAEDLRRAGDLGDEAGLPQQPYRWRVAMVTLRERIGDHEAADTLLAEAERLFNSDFSPDVRPLPAVRARLQIRHGDLSAARRWAAMAGIVVDEDLSYLREYEHVTFALLLLAEHERTGDSATLEVAAALLSRLRDSAAEGSRTATVVETSILLASAADAAGHDEEALSWLTDASALAQAVGWVRPFLDAAPRIQGLMAMMPDGSAFADAVAAASREAGSVAAREASEDPGGGETLVVPLSARELDVLRLLGSDLDGPAIARHLNVSLPTVRTHTQRIYMKLGVNNRRAAVRRAHQLRL